A single Photobacterium toruni DNA region contains:
- a CDS encoding NUDIX hydrolase, producing MRFLKLSVHADLAKFDLQSPTLTIYHRQATRAIVLKGENILMLYTARYHDYTLPGGGIDAGEDQIQGLIRELAEETGAMNVHDIEPFGVYEEYRPWHKAEYDIVHMESFCYVCKIDAQLGSTQLEDYEQKNGMKPVWINIFDAIAHNEQTMAFSDKKGMSIERETFLLKRIVTELLVESVPA from the coding sequence ATGCGCTTTTTAAAATTATCTGTTCATGCTGATTTAGCTAAATTTGATCTTCAATCACCTACATTGACAATATATCACCGCCAAGCGACACGAGCGATTGTTCTTAAAGGTGAGAATATCTTGATGCTATATACTGCCCGTTATCATGATTATACATTACCGGGTGGTGGTATTGATGCGGGAGAGGATCAGATTCAAGGCTTAATAAGAGAGCTAGCAGAAGAAACCGGGGCGATGAATGTGCATGATATTGAACCGTTTGGTGTATATGAAGAATATCGACCTTGGCATAAGGCTGAGTATGATATTGTGCATATGGAATCATTTTGCTATGTCTGTAAAATTGACGCTCAATTAGGTTCAACACAGTTAGAAGACTATGAGCAGAAAAATGGTATGAAACCAGTGTGGATCAATATTTTTGATGCGATAGCGCACAATGAACAGACGATGGCATTTTCTGATAAAAAAGGCATGTCGATAGAGCGTGAAACTTTTTTATTAAAACGTATTGTAACGGAATTATTAGTAGAATCAGTACCGGCATAG
- the mrcB gene encoding penicillin-binding protein 1B produces MTSNNQQSPSQIPQIKKKRSAIVRALIGATLIGTAGMAYLGYDLNQQISAKFAGQLWQLPSVVYAREMALQPGAAITYNTLVNELKVLGYQKVAKPDQSGEYAANGWKVDFIRRPFNFKEGPEGARHVSVSFNNDGITRIMDLDTNKELGFLHIDPKMLGMLEAHSDEQRIYLPEDKMPKLLVAGLIDTEDRHFYEHDGISLVGIARAFIANIRAGHTVQGGSTLTQQLAKNMFLSSQRSFWRKFKEAYMAIIIDTRYGKQEVLDAYMNQVYLAQFGGHGIHGFALASRYYFDRPLSELRVDQLALLIGMVKGPTYYNPWRHPERAKARRNIVLGLMNKDGEINDKVYQAAIKLPLDIQDKGQLARRQPAYFDQIKAELEQKAGAAFEAGKGLRIFTSLDPQSQKLADAAVAKVMPELQKRAGKDLQTAVVIVDRTTGEIRAMVGGDKPGFAGYNRAINAQRQVGSVIKPALYLSALENPAQFSLATSLKDQPLSIKMHDGATWSPRNYDRKYRGEVPLFVALAKSYNVPTVNLGMAVGVDKVTDTLTKLGIPREDIPQVPSLFLGSISLSPLDVAQMYQGIGNEGYLAPLTALNAVVDETGKVLYQNWPKAAEVVPPQAAWLTMFALQDTVKFGTAHSLNKLFPNTHLAGKTGTTNNGRDSWYVGIDGREVVTVWMGRDDNKSTHLTGASGALRLYTNYIQHRKPEPLLLRQPAHIEAENYHIAANGEYIPSCTGTTRMPIWDPHGDLKQNCQVEKVKHKVEGFFNNLFNW; encoded by the coding sequence ATGACGTCAAATAATCAACAATCACCTTCTCAAATACCCCAAATAAAGAAAAAACGCAGTGCCATTGTACGTGCCTTAATTGGCGCTACATTAATAGGTACTGCTGGTATGGCTTATTTAGGTTATGACTTAAATCAACAAATAAGTGCTAAATTTGCGGGTCAATTATGGCAATTACCTTCTGTTGTTTATGCTCGAGAAATGGCATTACAGCCAGGTGCCGCGATAACATATAATACATTAGTTAATGAACTTAAAGTATTAGGGTATCAAAAAGTAGCCAAGCCTGATCAAAGTGGCGAATATGCAGCTAATGGTTGGAAAGTAGATTTTATACGTCGGCCGTTTAATTTTAAAGAAGGTCCTGAAGGGGCGCGTCATGTTTCAGTGTCGTTTAATAATGACGGCATTACTCGAATCATGGATTTAGACACAAATAAAGAGTTGGGATTTTTACATATTGATCCCAAAATGCTTGGAATGTTAGAAGCACATTCTGATGAGCAACGCATTTATTTACCTGAAGATAAAATGCCTAAGTTATTAGTCGCAGGACTGATTGATACTGAAGATCGCCATTTTTATGAGCATGATGGTATTTCATTAGTCGGTATTGCGCGGGCATTTATTGCTAATATTAGAGCCGGGCATACGGTTCAAGGTGGCAGTACGCTAACACAGCAGTTAGCTAAAAATATGTTTTTAAGTAGCCAGCGTTCATTTTGGCGTAAATTTAAAGAAGCTTACATGGCGATCATTATTGATACTCGCTATGGTAAGCAAGAAGTGCTTGATGCCTACATGAACCAAGTGTATCTGGCTCAGTTTGGTGGTCATGGCATTCATGGTTTTGCTTTAGCTTCACGTTACTATTTTGACCGACCATTATCTGAACTACGGGTTGATCAACTTGCATTGCTAATTGGTATGGTAAAAGGGCCAACATATTACAACCCTTGGCGCCATCCTGAGCGGGCAAAAGCGCGTCGTAATATCGTCTTAGGGTTAATGAATAAAGACGGTGAAATCAATGACAAAGTTTATCAAGCTGCGATTAAACTGCCGCTAGATATTCAAGATAAAGGTCAACTTGCAAGACGTCAACCCGCCTATTTTGATCAGATAAAAGCTGAGTTAGAGCAAAAAGCAGGCGCAGCATTTGAAGCAGGTAAAGGATTACGTATTTTTACCTCACTTGATCCCCAATCTCAGAAATTAGCTGATGCGGCTGTTGCTAAAGTAATGCCTGAATTACAAAAACGTGCAGGTAAAGATTTACAAACAGCGGTTGTGATTGTTGATCGTACAACAGGCGAAATTCGAGCCATGGTTGGCGGTGATAAACCGGGTTTTGCAGGATATAACCGTGCTATTAATGCACAACGTCAAGTGGGATCTGTGATTAAGCCCGCGTTGTATCTGAGCGCGTTAGAAAATCCAGCCCAGTTTAGTTTAGCAACGTCATTAAAAGATCAACCGTTATCGATCAAAATGCATGATGGCGCTACTTGGAGCCCACGTAACTACGATCGTAAATATCGTGGTGAAGTGCCATTATTTGTAGCATTAGCGAAATCGTACAATGTGCCAACAGTGAATCTTGGTATGGCTGTGGGCGTTGATAAGGTAACTGATACGCTAACCAAGCTGGGAATTCCACGGGAAGATATTCCTCAAGTTCCTTCTTTATTCCTTGGTTCTATTAGTTTGTCACCATTGGATGTGGCACAAATGTATCAAGGTATTGGTAATGAAGGCTACTTAGCACCATTAACCGCGTTAAATGCAGTGGTTGATGAAACGGGCAAGGTATTATATCAAAACTGGCCTAAAGCGGCGGAAGTTGTTCCTCCACAAGCGGCATGGTTAACGATGTTTGCGCTGCAAGATACGGTTAAATTTGGTACAGCCCATTCATTGAATAAATTATTTCCCAACACGCATTTAGCGGGCAAAACAGGCACGACAAACAATGGTCGAGATAGTTGGTATGTCGGTATTGATGGTCGTGAAGTGGTTACTGTTTGGATGGGGCGTGATGATAACAAAAGTACGCATCTAACAGGGGCAAGTGGCGCATTACGTCTTTATACCAATTATATTCAACACCGCAAGCCTGAGCCATTACTGTTACGACAGCCTGCTCATATTGAAGCTGAAAATTATCACATTGCCGCAAATGGTGAATATATTCCAAGTTGTACTGGCACAACACGGATGCCTATTTGGGATCCGCATGGGGATCTTAAGCAGAATTGCCAAGTGGAAAAAGTGAAGCATAAAGTGGAAGGTTTTTTCAATAATCTTTTCAATTGGTAA